A genomic region of Alligator mississippiensis isolate rAllMis1 chromosome 4, rAllMis1, whole genome shotgun sequence contains the following coding sequences:
- the PDXP gene encoding chronophin, whose product MAGCRRLSGAGLREVLGPAQGVLFDCDGVLWAGERAVPGAPELLERLRRSGKAAFFVSNNSRRSVAELERRFARLGFRGVRAEHIFSSALCSALLLRQRLLGAAAGAAGDAGPGRVFVLGGEGLRGELRAAGLRLAGEEEEEAAVRAVLVGYDDQFTFAKLAQACAYLRDPRCLLVATDPDPWHPLSNGQRTPGTGSLTAAVETASGRKALVVGKPNTYMFDCIVERFGVDPSCTLMVGDRLETDILFGKNCGLATVLTLTGVSRLEEAQAYMASDSPAAKDLVPNYYVDSIADLIPGLDD is encoded by the exons ATGGCGGGCTGCCGGCGCCTGAGCGGCGCGGGGCTGCGCGAGGTGCTGGGCCCCGCGCAGGGGGTGCTGTTCGACTGCGACGGCGTGCTGTGGGCCGGCGAGCGGGCTGTGCCGGGAGCGCCCGAGCTGCTGGAGCGCCTGCGGCGGAGCGGCAAGGCCGCGTTCTTCGTCAGCAACAACAGCCGGCGCTCGGTGGCGGAGCTGGAGCGGCGCTTCGCCCGCCTCGGCTTCCGCGGCGTCCGCGCCGAGCACATCTTCAGCTCGGCGCTCTGCTCCGCGCTGCTGCTGCGCCAGCGCCTGCTCGGGGCCGCGGCCGGGGCTGCGGGGGACGCCGGCCCCGGCCGCGTCTTCGtgctgggcggggaggggctgcGCGGGGAGCTGCGGGCCGCCGGGCTGCGCCTGgccggggaggaggaggaggaggcggcggtgCGCGCCGTGCTGGTGGGCTACGACGACCAGTTCACCTTCGCCAAGCTGGCCCAGGCCTGCGCCTACCTGCGTGACCCACGCTGCCTGCTGGTGGCCACCGACCCCGACCCCTGGCACCCACTCAGCAATGGGCAGCGCACCCCGG GGACAGGGAGCCTCACAGCTGCTGTGGAAACCGCATCAGGACGCAAAGCGCTGGTGGTGGGGAAGCCAAACACCTACATGTTTGACTGCATTGTTGAGCGCTTTGGCGTGGACCCCTCCTGCACCCTTATGGTGGGCGATCGCTTGGAGACAGATATCCTCTTCGGCAAGAACTGTGGTCTTGCCACTGTCCTGACCCTGACAGGCGTGTCACGTCTGGAGGAGGCACAGGCCTACATGGCCAGCGATAGCCCTGCTGCAAAGGATCTGGTGCCCAACTATTATGTGGACAGCATTGCAGACTTAATACCGGGCCTGGATGACTAG